In Corylus avellana chromosome ca2, CavTom2PMs-1.0, the following proteins share a genomic window:
- the LOC132172077 gene encoding uncharacterized protein LOC132172077 isoform X2, whose product MPSSGSSYGFSFRVWDFRRIEDLSDSGPHAPDEVPIQFRATEVLKIKKSIIGNDDRQVSVAQARSRTRSKTFWVPKRVALLCDGGARMLSLLSDVGAPAEHQEAVARDISSAAAARSVGMGTSPIAVTFQHTTLVVVDDVNDDDEEYDEMDMGLRESMAVDVARPIPATRSAIEGLKKVTFEEDGLRSIGECIICTEEFEGGLELTRLPCSHVYHGDCIVKWLEKSHRCPLCRYPLPYVRLIFGCPYSYIFIDPRSYKSSFKCIAKNSSSEAVAKSKHIAKNSSVEAVAKSKREGLYMTNVANGEALIPRSCLGNDVAL is encoded by the exons ATGCCGTCAAGCGGCAGCTCCTACGGTTTCAGCTTTAGAGTGTGGGATTTTCGAAGAATCGAAGATCTCTCCGACTCGGGCCCACACGCGCCGGATGAGGTTCCCATCCAATTTCGCGCGACTGAGGTccttaaaataaagaaatccaTCATCGGCAATGACGATCGTCAGGTGTCCGTCGCGCAAGCGCGATCTCGCACGCGATCAAAAACCTTCTGGGTCCCCAAACGCGTGGCCCTGTTGTGCGATGGTGGCGCGCGCATGCTATCCTTGCTTTCGGACGTGGGTGCCCCCGCAGAGCATCAGGAAGCGGTAGCGCGAGATATCTCATCGGCCGCCGCGGCTCGATCTGTCGGGATGGGAACGTCGCCGATCGCGGTAACCTTTCAACACACCACGCTTGTGGTTGTGGATGATgtgaatgatgatgatgaagagtACGATGAGATGGATATGGGTTTGAGGGAGTCCATGGCGGTAGATGTGGCGAGGCCCATCCCGGCCACTCGATCTGCGATTGAGGGATTGAAGAAGGTAACCTTTGAAGAAGATGGGCTTCGGTCGATCGGAGAATGCATAATTTGCACAGAGGAATTTGAGGGTGGGCTCGAACTCACGCGGCTGCCGTGCTCCCATGTCTATCATGGAGATTGCATTGTCAAGTGGCTGGAGAAGAGTCATCGCTGTCCCCTCTGCCGCTACCCATTGCCCTATGTTCG GTTGATTTTTGGTTGTCCATATAGCTATATATTCATAGATCCAAGAAGCTATAAGAGTAGTTTCAAATGCATAGCCAAGAATTCAAGTAGTGAGGCTGTTGCGAAAAGCAAACACATAGCCAAAAATTCCAGTGTTGAGGCTGTTGCGAAAAGCAAACGTGAAGGTCTTTATATGACAAACGTGGCAAATGGGGAGGCTTTAATCCCAAGAAGTTGTCTAGGCAACGAT GTGGCTctttaa
- the LOC132172077 gene encoding uncharacterized protein LOC132172077 isoform X1: MPSSGSSYGFSFRVWDFRRIEDLSDSGPHAPDEVPIQFRATEVLKIKKSIIGNDDRQVSVAQARSRTRSKTFWVPKRVALLCDGGARMLSLLSDVGAPAEHQEAVARDISSAAAARSVGMGTSPIAVTFQHTTLVVVDDVNDDDEEYDEMDMGLRESMAVDVARPIPATRSAIEGLKKVTFEEDGLRSIGECIICTEEFEGGLELTRLPCSHVYHGDCIVKWLEKSHRCPLCRYPLPYVRLIFGCPYSYIFIDPRSYKSSFKCIAKNSSSEAVAKSKHIAKNSSVEAVAKSKREGLYMTNVANGEALIPRSCLGNDVMQNFTLIFMRFKVFKYKLETSIQIFDASSFYRWLFKSIPNGGAIFLCKIASQNSLLSSLAKPFLNVSTSN; encoded by the exons ATGCCGTCAAGCGGCAGCTCCTACGGTTTCAGCTTTAGAGTGTGGGATTTTCGAAGAATCGAAGATCTCTCCGACTCGGGCCCACACGCGCCGGATGAGGTTCCCATCCAATTTCGCGCGACTGAGGTccttaaaataaagaaatccaTCATCGGCAATGACGATCGTCAGGTGTCCGTCGCGCAAGCGCGATCTCGCACGCGATCAAAAACCTTCTGGGTCCCCAAACGCGTGGCCCTGTTGTGCGATGGTGGCGCGCGCATGCTATCCTTGCTTTCGGACGTGGGTGCCCCCGCAGAGCATCAGGAAGCGGTAGCGCGAGATATCTCATCGGCCGCCGCGGCTCGATCTGTCGGGATGGGAACGTCGCCGATCGCGGTAACCTTTCAACACACCACGCTTGTGGTTGTGGATGATgtgaatgatgatgatgaagagtACGATGAGATGGATATGGGTTTGAGGGAGTCCATGGCGGTAGATGTGGCGAGGCCCATCCCGGCCACTCGATCTGCGATTGAGGGATTGAAGAAGGTAACCTTTGAAGAAGATGGGCTTCGGTCGATCGGAGAATGCATAATTTGCACAGAGGAATTTGAGGGTGGGCTCGAACTCACGCGGCTGCCGTGCTCCCATGTCTATCATGGAGATTGCATTGTCAAGTGGCTGGAGAAGAGTCATCGCTGTCCCCTCTGCCGCTACCCATTGCCCTATGTTCG GTTGATTTTTGGTTGTCCATATAGCTATATATTCATAGATCCAAGAAGCTATAAGAGTAGTTTCAAATGCATAGCCAAGAATTCAAGTAGTGAGGCTGTTGCGAAAAGCAAACACATAGCCAAAAATTCCAGTGTTGAGGCTGTTGCGAAAAGCAAACGTGAAGGTCTTTATATGACAAACGTGGCAAATGGGGAGGCTTTAATCCCAAGAAGTTGTCTAGGCAACGATGTAATGCAAAACTTTACACTTATATTTATGCGCTTCAAAGTATTCAAGTATAAATTAGAAACAAGTAttcaaatatttgatgcatCATCTTTTTACAGGTGGCTctttaagagcattcccaatggaggagccatatttttatgtaaaatagcttctcaaaactcacttttatctagtttagctaagccatttttaaatgtctctacatccaattag
- the LOC132171809 gene encoding uncharacterized protein LOC132171809 isoform X2: MPSSGSSYGFSFRVWDFRRIEDLSDSRPHAPDEVPIQFRATEVLKIKKSIIGNDDRQVSVAQARSRTRSKTFWVPKRVALLCDGGARMLSLLSDVGAPAEHQEAVARDISSAAAARSVGMGTSPIAVTFQHTTLVVVDDVNDDDEEYDEMDMGLRESMAVDVARPIPATRSAIEGLKKVTFEEDGLRSIGECIICTEEFQGGLELTRLPCSHVYHGDCIVKWLEKSHRCPLCRYPLPYVRLIFGCPYSYIFIDPRSYKSSFKCIAKNSSSEAVAKSKHVAKNSSVEAFAKSKREGLYMTNVANGQALIPRSCLGNDVAL, translated from the exons ATGCCGTCAAGCGGCAGCTCCTACGGTTTCAGCTTTAGAGTGTGGGATTTTCGAAGAATCGAAGATCTCTCCGACTCGCGCCCACACGCGCCGGATGAGGTTCCCATCCAATTTCGCGCGACTGAGGTccttaaaataaagaaatccaTCATCGGCAATGACGATCGTCAGGTGTCCGTCGCACAAGCGCGATCTCGCACGCGATCAAAAACCTTCTGGGTCCCCAAACGCGTGGCTCTGTTGTGCGATGGTGGCGCGCGCATGCTATCCTTGCTTTCGGACGTGGGTGCCCCCGCAGAGCATCAGGAAGCGGTAGCGCGAGATATCTCATCGGCCGCCGCGGCTCGATCTGTCGGGATGGGAACGTCGCCGATCGCGGTAACCTTTCAACACACCACGCTTGTGGTTGTGGATGATgtgaatgatgatgatgaagagtACGATGAGATGGATATGGGTTTGAGGGAGTCCATGGCGGTAGATGTGGCGAGGCCCATCCCGGCCACTCGATCTGCGATTGAGGGATTGAAGAAGGTAACCTTTGAAGAAGATGGGCTTCGGTCGATCGGAGAATGCATAATTTGCACAGAGGAATTTCAGGGTGGGCTCGAACTCACGCGGCTGCCGTGCTCCCATGTCTATCATGGAGATTGCATTGTCAAGTGGCTGGAGAAGAGTCATCGCTGTCCCCTCTGCCGCTACCCATTGCCCTATGTTCG GTTGATTTTTGGTTGTCCATATAGCTATATATTCATAGATCCAAGAAGCTATAAGAGTAGTTTCAAATGCATAGCCAAGAATTCAAGTAGTGAGGCTGTTGCGAAAAGCAAACACGTAGCCAAGAATTCAAGTGTTGAGGCTTTTGCGAAAAGCAAACGTGAAGGTCTTTATATGACAAACGTGGCAAATGGACAGGCTTTAATCCCAAGAAGTTGTCTAGGCAACGAT GTGGCTCTTTAA
- the LOC132171809 gene encoding uncharacterized protein LOC132171809 isoform X1, with protein sequence MPSSGSSYGFSFRVWDFRRIEDLSDSRPHAPDEVPIQFRATEVLKIKKSIIGNDDRQVSVAQARSRTRSKTFWVPKRVALLCDGGARMLSLLSDVGAPAEHQEAVARDISSAAAARSVGMGTSPIAVTFQHTTLVVVDDVNDDDEEYDEMDMGLRESMAVDVARPIPATRSAIEGLKKVTFEEDGLRSIGECIICTEEFQGGLELTRLPCSHVYHGDCIVKWLEKSHRCPLCRYPLPYVRLIFGCPYSYIFIDPRSYKSSFKCIAKNSSSEAVAKSKHVAKNSSVEAFAKSKREGLYMTNVANGQALIPRSCLGGSLRGRGWKYGSGFVDEIFPVLSPIAQ encoded by the exons ATGCCGTCAAGCGGCAGCTCCTACGGTTTCAGCTTTAGAGTGTGGGATTTTCGAAGAATCGAAGATCTCTCCGACTCGCGCCCACACGCGCCGGATGAGGTTCCCATCCAATTTCGCGCGACTGAGGTccttaaaataaagaaatccaTCATCGGCAATGACGATCGTCAGGTGTCCGTCGCACAAGCGCGATCTCGCACGCGATCAAAAACCTTCTGGGTCCCCAAACGCGTGGCTCTGTTGTGCGATGGTGGCGCGCGCATGCTATCCTTGCTTTCGGACGTGGGTGCCCCCGCAGAGCATCAGGAAGCGGTAGCGCGAGATATCTCATCGGCCGCCGCGGCTCGATCTGTCGGGATGGGAACGTCGCCGATCGCGGTAACCTTTCAACACACCACGCTTGTGGTTGTGGATGATgtgaatgatgatgatgaagagtACGATGAGATGGATATGGGTTTGAGGGAGTCCATGGCGGTAGATGTGGCGAGGCCCATCCCGGCCACTCGATCTGCGATTGAGGGATTGAAGAAGGTAACCTTTGAAGAAGATGGGCTTCGGTCGATCGGAGAATGCATAATTTGCACAGAGGAATTTCAGGGTGGGCTCGAACTCACGCGGCTGCCGTGCTCCCATGTCTATCATGGAGATTGCATTGTCAAGTGGCTGGAGAAGAGTCATCGCTGTCCCCTCTGCCGCTACCCATTGCCCTATGTTCG GTTGATTTTTGGTTGTCCATATAGCTATATATTCATAGATCCAAGAAGCTATAAGAGTAGTTTCAAATGCATAGCCAAGAATTCAAGTAGTGAGGCTGTTGCGAAAAGCAAACACGTAGCCAAGAATTCAAGTGTTGAGGCTTTTGCGAAAAGCAAACGTGAAGGTCTTTATATGACAAACGTGGCAAATGGACAGGCTTTAATCCCAAGAAGTTGTCTAG GTGGCTCTTTAAGAGGACGAGGATGGAAATATGGATCTGGTTTTGTTGATGAAATTTTTCCAGTACTGAGCCCCATTGCTCAGTAA